CAACGACATCGTGCTCCACAAGGGCGGGTTCGCGCGCGTCGTCACGCTGCGCGTGTCGGCCAACGAAGAGACCGTGGCCAGCTACGCCGCCGACGGCGTCGTGATCTGCACGCCCACCGGTTCCACGGCGTATTCGCTGTCGGCGGGCGGCCCGATTCTCTTCCCGACGCTCGAGACGCTGCTCGTCACGCCGGTGTCGGCGCACGCGCTGGCCATCCGGCCGGTGGTGCTGCCCGCCGACTCCGTGGTCACGGTGCAGTCGGAAGGTGGTCCCGAGGAGTTGCTGGTCACGGTGGACGGCCAGGCGGGCACGTCGTTCGCTCCGGGCGAGACGTTGCGCGTGCGCCGCGCGGCGCACGGCATCGGGATCGTGCGGTTCCCCGGGAGCAGCTTCTTCTCCACGCTTCGGCAGAAGCTGGGCTGGGGCGGGCTTCCCGAGCGGGATCAGTCGCCGGCATGCTGATCGAACTGCGCATCCGCAACTTCGCCATCATCGAGTCGCTGTCGCTGCCGCTGTCGCCCGGGTTCAACGTGTTGTCCGGCGAGACGGGCGCCGGCAAGTCGATCA
Above is a genomic segment from Gemmatimonadaceae bacterium containing:
- a CDS encoding NAD(+)/NADH kinase, whose amino-acid sequence is MIRLGVIGHRGYAEAGLGAVLRTLGQIAPGLGLDLYVESDLRDDGALGAVLEDPSQLDALVTLGGDGTLLRGARLLEGHQVPILGVNLGRLGFLTGCPSDQFETALMRFARGDYTVETRIALHGAVLDTFGRSRQEWFALNDIVLHKGGFARVVTLRVSANEETVASYAADGVVICTPTGSTAYSLSAGGPILFPTLETLLVTPVSAHALAIRPVVLPADSVVTVQSEGGPEELLVTVDGQAGTSFAPGETLRVRRAAHGIGIVRFPGSSFFSTLRQKLGWGGLPERDQSPAC